Proteins co-encoded in one Gleimia hominis genomic window:
- the uppS gene encoding polyprenyl diphosphate synthase gives MAPFEGDLQPPHLDAPARHVAIIMDGNGRWANARGLPRTEGHKCGEIALMNTIAGAVEAGVKHLTVYAFSTENWNRSPSEVRFLMGYSRNVIRRRAAQLHEWGVRINWWGRRPRLWRSVIRELEAAHALTQHNDRLDFNMAINYGGRAEIADAAQRIAREVQRGTLKPRGITEDVFASRLYAPDAPDVDLLIRTSGEQRLSNFLLWQCAYAEFIFNPTPWPAYGRRELWDDLLAFEGRDRRFGGAVDKVN, from the coding sequence ATTGCCCCGTTTGAGGGTGATTTGCAGCCCCCGCATTTGGATGCGCCCGCGCGGCACGTGGCGATCATCATGGATGGCAATGGCCGGTGGGCGAACGCGCGTGGCCTGCCGCGCACGGAGGGGCACAAATGCGGGGAGATTGCCCTCATGAACACGATCGCGGGGGCGGTTGAAGCGGGGGTTAAACATTTGACGGTGTACGCGTTTTCTACGGAAAACTGGAACCGTTCGCCCAGTGAAGTGCGGTTCCTAATGGGGTATTCACGCAACGTCATCCGCCGCCGCGCCGCACAGTTGCACGAGTGGGGCGTGCGGATTAACTGGTGGGGGCGCCGACCTCGGTTGTGGCGGTCGGTGATTCGTGAACTGGAGGCGGCACACGCGTTAACGCAACACAATGACCGGTTGGATTTCAACATGGCCATTAATTATGGTGGGCGCGCGGAGATTGCGGATGCGGCCCAGAGAATCGCGCGGGAGGTTCAGCGGGGAACGTTGAAACCGCGGGGGATAACGGAGGACGTGTTCGCCTCCCGCTTGTACGCCCCTGATGCGCCGGATGTGGACTTGCTGATCAGAACTAGTGGTGAGCAGCGGCTTTCGAACTTCCTCTTGTGGCAGTGCGCGTACGCGGAATTCATTTTTAATCCCACTCCCTGGCCCGCGTATGGACGCCGTGAGTTGTGGGATGATTTATTAGCGTTTGAGGGACGCGACCGGCGCTTCGGTGGCGCTGTGGACAAAGTGAACTGA
- the dusB gene encoding tRNA dihydrouridine synthase DusB — translation MTLVQEASTGALKVGPIELWAPVLLSPMAGVTDQPFRRLCREFGEAGLPQDLQTQLPAAHAHVDAPAGLYVCEMITARALVEDNAKTRQMVAPDPRERVRSVQLYGTDPHVLQQATRILVKNRWADHIDLNFGCPVPKVTRKGGGAALPWKLDLFTDIVRAVRAGVKQVGRDVPVTVKLRIGIDSEHTTFRDAAQIAQDAGVAAVALHGRTQQQHYSGEADWDAIAELKSLLSIPVFGNGDVFSGADAQKMLDHTGVDAIVVGRGAQGRPWIFHDIVAALTGANKPEAAPTLKEVAEVIVKHAELMIEYSRSEEDAMRNMRKHIGWYLRGFSIGGQQRLTLQRVNTLSELVGQLQSLDLQQPYPQAARGRRGRAGKPKKTHLPAGWLDSRTLSTAGRRDVALNETHADGG, via the coding sequence TTGACTCTGGTGCAAGAAGCTTCAACTGGGGCCCTCAAGGTCGGACCGATCGAACTGTGGGCCCCGGTTCTGCTGTCCCCAATGGCTGGGGTTACGGACCAGCCATTCCGCCGATTGTGCCGCGAATTCGGTGAGGCCGGGCTACCCCAAGACCTGCAAACCCAACTGCCCGCAGCCCACGCCCACGTGGATGCACCCGCGGGCCTGTACGTGTGCGAAATGATTACCGCGCGGGCACTGGTCGAAGACAATGCGAAAACCCGCCAGATGGTTGCCCCAGACCCGCGTGAACGCGTGCGTTCCGTGCAACTGTACGGAACGGACCCGCACGTATTGCAACAGGCCACGCGGATCCTCGTGAAGAACCGGTGGGCAGACCACATCGACTTGAACTTCGGCTGCCCCGTACCGAAAGTCACCCGCAAAGGTGGGGGAGCGGCCCTGCCGTGGAAGCTGGACCTGTTCACCGATATTGTCCGCGCAGTGCGGGCGGGTGTGAAGCAGGTGGGGCGTGACGTGCCCGTAACCGTAAAACTACGCATCGGCATCGATAGTGAACACACCACGTTCCGGGACGCCGCCCAGATCGCACAGGATGCCGGGGTCGCGGCCGTGGCCCTGCACGGGAGGACGCAGCAGCAGCACTACTCGGGTGAGGCTGACTGGGATGCGATTGCGGAGCTGAAAAGTCTTTTGTCCATTCCCGTGTTCGGTAACGGGGACGTGTTCAGTGGGGCGGATGCGCAAAAGATGCTGGACCACACCGGAGTCGATGCGATCGTGGTTGGCCGGGGTGCGCAGGGGCGGCCGTGGATTTTCCATGACATCGTGGCGGCGCTAACGGGCGCGAACAAACCCGAGGCTGCTCCTACCCTCAAGGAAGTAGCGGAAGTGATCGTTAAACACGCGGAGCTGATGATCGAATACTCCCGCAGTGAGGAAGACGCGATGCGGAATATGCGCAAACACATCGGGTGGTACCTGCGCGGGTTCAGTATCGGTGGGCAGCAGCGGCTGACTCTGCAGCGGGTCAATACGCTAAGTGAACTCGTGGGGCAGTTGCAGAGCCTAGACTTGCAGCAACCCTACCCTCAGGCTGCACGGGGGCGGCGGGGCCGGGCGGGAAAACCCAAGAAAACACACTTACCAGCGGGTTGGTTAGACTCGCGGACACTTTCGACGGCGGGGCGGCGCGATGTCGCGCTGAATGAGACGCATGCGGATGGAGGCTGA
- a CDS encoding deoxyguanosinetriphosphate triphosphohydrolase, with translation MKENRLYHYDAADRQRRAQERPKSASRTDFERDRARILHSAAFRRLGAKTQVLGPSSDDFIRTRLTHSLEVAQVGREIGKELGVDPDVVETACLAHDLGHPPFGHNGEKALNDLGQECGGFEGNAQTFRIVTRLEPKVVGAEGEPAGVNLTRASLDAVCKYPWERGQGPDTVKSTRKYCVYTDDAPTFTWMRRGAPNGQLCIEAQIMDLSDDIAYSVHDIEDAITTRKFSPHKLRDDQEFAGILQMLSEWVGHPLETGKYETARKRLLDDPYWIEEFTGDYASRAQLKDMTSQLIGRFCSEAVHATRESDRQHWIQPSGPAPSNANAPSLGRYEAALQVPEETRAEIELLKGIAVYYVMAPREFEPVYLQQRTLLADLVDALVNSKCEHLEEPFATAWRRASTDAQRLRATIDQVASLTDTSANQWHARLCGLFSTTY, from the coding sequence GTGAAGGAAAACAGGCTTTACCACTACGACGCGGCCGACCGGCAGCGTCGCGCACAGGAGCGGCCCAAGTCCGCTTCCCGCACTGATTTTGAGCGCGACCGCGCGCGCATACTCCACTCCGCCGCGTTCCGCCGCCTAGGCGCTAAAACCCAGGTGCTGGGCCCCTCGTCGGACGATTTCATCCGCACCCGACTCACCCATTCCCTCGAAGTTGCGCAAGTTGGACGCGAAATCGGGAAGGAACTCGGGGTGGACCCCGACGTGGTGGAAACCGCGTGCCTGGCTCACGACCTGGGTCACCCACCGTTTGGCCACAACGGCGAAAAAGCACTCAACGACCTCGGGCAAGAATGCGGTGGTTTCGAAGGAAACGCGCAAACCTTCCGGATTGTCACGCGTTTAGAACCAAAAGTTGTGGGCGCAGAAGGGGAACCCGCTGGCGTGAACTTAACGCGCGCGAGCCTGGACGCTGTGTGCAAGTACCCGTGGGAACGCGGGCAGGGGCCGGACACAGTTAAATCCACGCGCAAGTACTGCGTGTACACAGACGATGCCCCCACGTTCACGTGGATGCGTCGCGGTGCCCCAAACGGGCAACTGTGCATAGAAGCGCAAATCATGGACCTGTCCGACGACATCGCCTACTCCGTGCACGACATTGAAGACGCGATCACCACCCGCAAGTTCTCGCCCCACAAACTTCGAGACGACCAGGAGTTCGCAGGGATTTTGCAAATGCTCAGCGAATGGGTGGGCCACCCCCTCGAAACCGGTAAATACGAAACCGCGCGCAAGCGCCTCCTGGACGACCCATACTGGATCGAAGAATTCACGGGTGACTACGCTTCGCGCGCCCAGCTCAAAGACATGACGTCCCAACTGATCGGCCGATTCTGCTCAGAAGCTGTGCACGCCACGCGCGAGTCCGATCGGCAACATTGGATACAACCGAGCGGCCCCGCGCCCTCAAACGCAAACGCCCCCAGCCTGGGACGCTACGAAGCCGCCCTGCAGGTACCGGAAGAAACCCGGGCGGAAATCGAACTACTCAAAGGCATCGCCGTGTACTACGTGATGGCCCCGCGCGAGTTCGAACCCGTCTACCTACAGCAACGCACCCTGCTGGCCGACCTGGTGGACGCACTCGTAAACAGTAAATGCGAACACCTCGAAGAACCATTCGCAACCGCGTGGCGCCGCGCCTCAACGGACGCCCAGCGCCTGCGCGCCACAATCGACCAAGTTGCCTCCCTCACCGACACGTCCGCGAACCAGTGGCACGCGCGCCTATGCGGCCTGTTCTCCACAACCTACTAG
- a CDS encoding Fur family transcriptional regulator yields MSTTPVRRHTRQRQAVMDELRSSSEFRSAQQIHEDLAQSGSRIGLATVYRNLRALADEDDVDVLMTPDGEALYRQCDTKGHHHHLICRRCHRSVEIEVDPLESWFQELGQKEGFTDLQHSLEIFGLCSSCQKEIADR; encoded by the coding sequence ATGAGTACTACCCCCGTTCGCCGGCACACGCGTCAACGGCAAGCCGTGATGGATGAGTTACGTTCTTCCAGCGAGTTCCGTTCTGCCCAGCAGATTCATGAGGACCTGGCGCAGTCTGGTTCCCGAATCGGTTTAGCTACGGTTTACCGAAACTTGAGGGCGCTAGCGGATGAAGACGACGTGGACGTGCTCATGACGCCCGACGGGGAGGCACTGTATCGGCAGTGCGACACGAAAGGACACCACCACCACCTGATCTGCAGGCGGTGCCACCGCAGTGTGGAGATTGAGGTGGATCCGCTGGAGTCTTGGTTCCAGGAGTTGGGGCAGAAAGAGGGGTTCACGGATCTGCAGCACTCGTTGGAAATTTTTGGTCTATGCTCTAGTTGTCAGAAAGAAATAGCGGATAGATAG
- a CDS encoding metal ABC transporter ATP-binding protein: MPVNALEAHALDVGYDAGVILHGIDLTVPLGQCVAITGANGSGKSTLIRALFKSAQIRAGSLKLLGHEVTGNHVPWPQVGYVPQVSSLSGGVISSALEVVRTGTLGKHQLWWPRGSKTRAQNALDTVGLRSHQGVPVSQLSGGQRRRVLIARAIVRDPQVLIMDEPLAGIDAHSQQTLADLVEDLKARGCTIVTVLHELGPLAAHLDRCVNIASGHIDYDGRTRPSTPVHHHDSPHVPHTVMSNYQEGR; the protein is encoded by the coding sequence ATGCCAGTAAACGCCCTGGAAGCACACGCACTCGACGTGGGCTACGATGCGGGAGTGATTTTGCACGGCATCGACCTCACTGTGCCCCTCGGGCAGTGTGTGGCGATCACCGGTGCAAATGGTTCCGGCAAATCCACGCTGATCCGCGCCCTGTTCAAAAGCGCTCAAATCCGCGCTGGATCCCTGAAGCTCCTCGGCCACGAGGTCACCGGTAACCACGTTCCCTGGCCACAAGTTGGGTACGTCCCGCAAGTCAGTAGCCTCTCGGGCGGAGTTATCTCTTCGGCCCTAGAGGTAGTGCGCACCGGCACGCTCGGTAAACACCAGTTGTGGTGGCCTCGCGGGTCAAAAACCCGGGCGCAAAACGCGCTGGATACCGTGGGGCTGCGCTCCCACCAGGGAGTCCCCGTATCCCAACTGTCAGGCGGGCAACGCCGCCGCGTGCTCATCGCCCGCGCGATCGTGCGCGACCCACAGGTGTTGATTATGGACGAGCCGCTCGCGGGCATCGATGCGCACAGTCAGCAAACCCTCGCGGACCTAGTGGAGGACCTCAAAGCACGCGGCTGCACCATCGTGACTGTCCTACACGAACTCGGGCCCCTAGCGGCGCACCTCGACCGGTGCGTCAACATCGCTTCTGGACACATCGACTACGACGGCCGGACCCGACCCAGCACCCCCGTGCATCACCACGATTCTCCCCACGTGCCCCACACCGTCATGTCTAACTACCAGGAGGGCCGCTGA
- a CDS encoding glycine--tRNA ligase, translating into MAKASSRLESVISLAKRRGFVYPCGEIYGGTRSAWDYGPLGVELKENIKKAWWARMVRQRDDVVGLDSSVILPRAVWEASGHVTAFTDPLIECLACHRRLREDQLVEEYAARKNIAEDAVEMSEVPCPNCGTRGQWTQPRAFSGLLKTYLGAVDDETGLHYLRPETAQGIFVNFMNVMTSARKKPPFGIAQIGKSFRNEITPGNFIFRTREFEQMELEFFVEPGTDEKWHEYWIQERLNWYTDLGIARENLRLYEHPQEKLSHYSKRTVDIEYTFGFQGSEWGELEGIANRTDYDLKTHMEKSGQKLDYYDQQKNERWIPYVIEPSAGLTRSLMAFLVDAYCEDEAPNTKGGVDKRTVLKLDPRLAPVKAAVLPLSRKPQLQEPAKELAMSLRQLWNVEYDDAGAVGRRYRRQDEVGTPYCITFDFDSLEDNAVTIRDRDSMEQVRIPIDQVRAYLLDRLPIG; encoded by the coding sequence GTGGCTAAAGCCTCATCGCGACTTGAGTCCGTTATCAGCCTCGCTAAACGCCGAGGATTCGTCTATCCGTGCGGGGAAATATACGGCGGCACCCGATCCGCCTGGGACTACGGGCCACTGGGAGTTGAACTTAAAGAGAACATTAAAAAAGCGTGGTGGGCCCGCATGGTGCGTCAGCGTGACGACGTCGTGGGTCTAGATTCCTCTGTTATTCTGCCGCGTGCCGTGTGGGAAGCCTCGGGGCACGTAACTGCGTTTACCGACCCGCTCATCGAATGCCTCGCGTGCCACCGCCGGTTGCGCGAAGACCAGCTGGTAGAAGAATACGCAGCGCGCAAAAATATCGCCGAAGACGCGGTAGAAATGTCCGAAGTGCCGTGCCCGAACTGTGGCACGCGCGGGCAGTGGACCCAGCCACGCGCATTCTCCGGTCTGCTCAAAACCTACCTGGGAGCCGTGGACGACGAAACTGGGCTCCACTACCTGCGCCCCGAAACCGCGCAGGGCATCTTCGTGAACTTCATGAACGTTATGACTTCCGCCCGGAAAAAACCACCGTTTGGGATCGCGCAGATCGGTAAGTCGTTCCGCAACGAAATCACGCCCGGGAACTTCATTTTCCGCACCCGCGAGTTCGAACAAATGGAACTGGAGTTCTTCGTTGAACCCGGCACGGACGAGAAGTGGCACGAATACTGGATTCAAGAACGGTTGAACTGGTACACCGACCTGGGGATTGCGCGCGAGAACCTCCGCCTGTACGAACACCCTCAAGAAAAACTTTCCCACTATTCAAAACGGACCGTGGACATTGAATACACGTTCGGTTTTCAAGGTAGTGAATGGGGCGAGCTGGAAGGGATCGCGAACCGCACAGACTACGATTTGAAGACGCACATGGAAAAGTCGGGGCAGAAACTCGACTACTACGACCAGCAGAAAAACGAACGGTGGATCCCCTACGTAATCGAACCATCCGCGGGGCTGACGCGCTCACTCATGGCGTTCCTAGTGGATGCGTACTGCGAGGATGAAGCACCGAACACGAAAGGCGGGGTGGATAAACGCACGGTTCTAAAACTAGACCCGCGTTTGGCACCTGTGAAAGCCGCGGTGCTGCCCCTGTCGCGTAAACCGCAGCTGCAAGAACCCGCGAAAGAACTCGCGATGTCACTGCGCCAGTTGTGGAACGTGGAATACGACGATGCGGGGGCCGTTGGGAGGCGCTACCGTCGTCAAGATGAGGTGGGGACGCCGTATTGCATTACGTTCGATTTTGATTCGCTTGAGGATAACGCGGTGACGATCCGTGATCGCGACTCAATGGAGCAGGTGCGCATCCCAATCGATCAGGTGCGTGCCTACCTGCTGGACCGGCTGCCCATCGGATAA
- a CDS encoding glucosamine-6-phosphate deaminase, whose translation MRIAITPSSAQGSALAASIIVPLVSPGFRLGVATGSTPEGLYAQLRQAHAAGEFTLAGSRAWALDEYIGIDQDHLQRYRNVLKRELVGEDKTGLADADLHTPDGLSADPEESAKLYEESIAPGLDLQILGLGADGHIGFNEPSGSLSAPTNVVTLAPQTRRDNARFFDGVEADVPKRAITQGLATIMTAKKIVLLAFGEQKAQAIQGVVEGPVSAFCPASILQYHQDVTVIVDDAAAGALKLADYYRETWDSAQV comes from the coding sequence ATGCGCATTGCGATAACACCTAGTTCCGCACAGGGGTCAGCGCTGGCTGCTTCCATAATTGTTCCCTTAGTTTCCCCCGGGTTTCGGTTAGGGGTAGCAACCGGGTCCACACCGGAGGGTCTGTACGCACAGTTGCGGCAGGCACACGCGGCCGGTGAGTTCACATTGGCGGGCAGTAGGGCGTGGGCGCTCGATGAGTACATTGGAATTGATCAAGATCACCTGCAGCGCTATCGCAATGTCCTCAAGCGCGAATTAGTGGGCGAAGACAAGACGGGGCTCGCGGATGCGGACCTGCACACGCCCGACGGCTTGTCGGCTGACCCGGAAGAATCGGCGAAACTGTACGAAGAATCGATTGCACCGGGGTTAGATCTGCAGATCCTGGGGTTGGGTGCGGACGGGCATATTGGGTTTAACGAGCCGTCCGGCTCACTATCTGCTCCCACGAACGTGGTGACGCTGGCGCCCCAAACTCGGCGCGATAACGCCCGATTTTTTGACGGCGTAGAAGCCGATGTGCCGAAACGGGCAATCACTCAAGGGCTGGCCACGATCATGACGGCAAAGAAGATTGTGCTGCTCGCGTTTGGGGAGCAAAAAGCGCAGGCGATTCAAGGGGTCGTGGAAGGGCCGGTGTCCGCGTTCTGCCCCGCCTCCATCTTGCAATACCACCAGGACGTGACCGTGATTGTGGACGACGCGGCGGCGGGCGCGTTGAAACTCGCGGATTACTACCGCGAAACCTGGGACAGCGCGCAAGTGTAA
- a CDS encoding metal ABC transporter substrate-binding protein translates to MRFKTRIFSGLAVAALALAGCSAGSEASKTQTLDIRTAIYPLEYIAKNVGGDHVKVTSLTPPNVEAHDLELSPKTVAGLSTADSVIYLRKFQPAVDAAVDQTSSLKSLDITSAAHLLPANEDEHSHEHAEGDHNEHSDKAHDHGDEAEHEHDHGDEADHEEHGHEHHHHHDVGGMDPHFWLDPDRMVSVAQQVSDHLSEIDKAHAADYHKNLESLKKQLKDLSGTMTSSFKSCKRENFIVSHEAFGYLAQKTGLKQIGVSGIEPEVAPSPARLNEIAKIVKETGTTTLYTEIAISPKVIKVLANDLGVKTTTLDPLENQPKDGEDYLSVMKKNIEVLQAGLECQ, encoded by the coding sequence ATGAGGTTTAAGACGCGTATTTTTTCAGGTTTAGCCGTAGCTGCACTTGCGCTTGCAGGATGTTCCGCTGGATCGGAGGCATCGAAAACACAGACGCTAGATATCCGCACGGCGATTTATCCGCTCGAATATATCGCTAAGAATGTAGGTGGTGATCACGTTAAAGTCACTTCATTAACCCCACCTAATGTGGAGGCGCACGACCTGGAGCTATCTCCCAAAACCGTTGCTGGCCTGTCGACCGCAGACTCGGTGATCTACCTGCGCAAATTCCAACCCGCAGTGGATGCGGCGGTAGACCAGACTTCTTCGCTCAAGTCACTCGACATCACTTCTGCCGCACACCTGCTGCCCGCTAATGAAGACGAACACTCTCACGAACATGCCGAGGGGGACCACAACGAGCATTCAGACAAAGCACACGATCATGGTGATGAAGCCGAGCACGAGCACGATCATGGTGACGAGGCCGACCACGAGGAGCACGGGCACGAGCACCATCACCACCACGATGTCGGCGGGATGGACCCGCACTTCTGGCTCGATCCAGACCGCATGGTTTCCGTGGCACAGCAGGTGAGCGATCACCTCAGCGAGATAGATAAAGCCCATGCGGCGGACTATCACAAGAACCTCGAATCCCTCAAGAAACAACTTAAAGACTTGAGCGGGACCATGACGAGTTCATTCAAATCCTGCAAGCGCGAAAACTTTATTGTCTCGCATGAGGCGTTCGGTTACCTCGCGCAAAAAACTGGGTTAAAACAGATTGGGGTGTCTGGGATTGAACCGGAAGTAGCGCCCTCGCCTGCGCGGCTAAATGAAATCGCAAAGATCGTGAAAGAGACGGGGACAACCACCCTCTACACGGAAATCGCGATATCACCTAAAGTAATTAAAGTGCTAGCTAACGATTTGGGTGTAAAAACAACTACGCTTGATCCGTTAGAGAACCAGCCTAAAGACGGTGAGGATTACTTGAGCGTGATGAAGAAAAATATTGAGGTACTGCAGGCCGGCTTAGAATGCCAGTAA
- a CDS encoding metal ABC transporter permease, giving the protein MLASPLMLRSLIAAVLVGISAPIVGTFLVHKRLAMLGDGIGHVALTGVALGWLVGSWLNLTSPESLAIPGALAVSVVGAVLLEVIRLTGRTSSDVALAMLFYGGIAGGVLLIGLAGGTSAQLNAYLFGSIATVTNTDIWTIGVLALVIFLVAITLTPALYAVCSDEEFARSTGLPTAALSIAIALLAAFTVAISMRVVGSLLVSAIMIVPVAIAQLFARSFKATLVGGILVGVATCVCGLFITYVLDISPGATIVVLAIGIYALGLIARSAASRLRQNR; this is encoded by the coding sequence ATGCTGGCCTCTCCCCTGATGCTGCGTTCACTGATTGCCGCAGTACTCGTTGGGATCAGCGCCCCCATTGTTGGCACGTTCCTGGTGCATAAACGTCTCGCTATGCTCGGGGACGGCATCGGACATGTCGCACTCACCGGGGTGGCGCTGGGCTGGCTCGTGGGTTCGTGGCTGAACCTCACCTCCCCCGAATCACTCGCCATCCCCGGGGCGCTCGCAGTGTCCGTGGTGGGCGCGGTTTTACTGGAAGTCATCCGCCTAACTGGGCGCACCTCCTCAGACGTGGCCCTCGCGATGCTGTTCTACGGTGGGATCGCCGGTGGGGTGCTGCTAATTGGACTCGCAGGTGGCACGTCAGCACAACTGAACGCGTACCTCTTTGGCTCTATCGCCACGGTTACGAACACGGACATTTGGACTATCGGCGTGCTCGCGCTCGTGATTTTCCTCGTTGCAATCACCCTCACTCCCGCGCTGTACGCGGTGTGTTCCGACGAAGAGTTCGCGCGGTCAACCGGATTACCCACCGCCGCATTATCTATCGCGATAGCACTTTTGGCTGCGTTCACGGTCGCGATTTCGATGCGCGTCGTGGGGTCACTACTGGTTTCCGCCATAATGATCGTTCCGGTAGCGATCGCGCAGCTGTTCGCCCGCTCGTTTAAAGCCACGCTCGTGGGCGGCATTCTCGTCGGGGTCGCCACTTGCGTGTGCGGCCTGTTCATAACGTACGTGCTAGACATTTCCCCGGGCGCTACCATCGTGGTTTTAGCGATCGGGATTTACGCCCTCGGCCTCATCGCCCGGTCGGCCGCGAGCCGTTTGCGACAAAATCGGTAG
- a CDS encoding type I 3-dehydroquinate dehydratase, with product MAMPAIIGQKIHTPIAIGNGRPAMICPLQGENASQLVSRARKIEISPADVVEWRVDTLAERDPGVVRGAAQVVRREVQRPLIATFRSTDEGGQGDPADSQRVYETVAPIADALDVEYSHAARPELLELAYSHEAVPVLSYHNFERAESADALLDRLERMQTCLVRAGEQACQDMPADQAQALRDRGYGVVKVALAARNEMEALMIMAAGCQFERTKARLPLIVVAMGQHGIVSRAFPRNAGSSATFVSADGQASAPGQIDAHALADFYARIGKIALY from the coding sequence ATGGCGATGCCAGCAATAATTGGGCAAAAAATCCACACGCCTATCGCGATAGGCAACGGGCGGCCAGCGATGATTTGCCCGCTGCAGGGCGAGAACGCGTCTCAGCTTGTTTCTCGCGCCCGCAAGATTGAAATCAGCCCAGCGGACGTAGTGGAATGGCGCGTTGACACGCTCGCAGAACGTGATCCCGGCGTAGTCCGCGGGGCAGCGCAAGTGGTGCGCCGCGAAGTGCAGCGCCCCCTCATCGCAACCTTTCGAAGCACCGATGAAGGCGGACAGGGTGACCCAGCGGATTCCCAGCGGGTGTATGAAACAGTGGCGCCAATCGCCGACGCGCTGGACGTGGAGTATTCACACGCGGCCCGGCCTGAGTTGTTGGAACTTGCGTATTCGCATGAGGCCGTGCCGGTGCTTTCGTACCACAATTTTGAACGCGCAGAATCCGCGGACGCATTACTCGATCGCCTAGAACGGATGCAAACGTGTCTGGTGCGAGCTGGGGAGCAGGCGTGTCAGGATATGCCGGCAGATCAGGCGCAGGCGCTTCGCGATCGGGGGTACGGCGTGGTGAAAGTTGCGCTTGCCGCGCGCAACGAAATGGAAGCACTCATGATTATGGCCGCTGGCTGCCAGTTTGAACGCACGAAAGCGCGGCTGCCACTGATCGTGGTGGCAATGGGGCAGCACGGGATAGTGTCGCGCGCATTTCCCCGTAACGCAGGCTCCTCCGCCACGTTTGTGAGCGCCGACGGGCAAGCCAGCGCTCCCGGACAGATAGATGCCCACGCGCTAGCTGACTTCTACGCCCGCATTGGCAAAATCGCGCTGTACTAG